In the genome of Salinirussus salinus, one region contains:
- a CDS encoding TATA-box-binding protein, translated as MVKIVNVVGSGFLRREFDLSVVAEDLGSVAEFDPEKYPAMYVRFSEDSPLVTVYRTGKFIITGAGSIEESYESKDGLLSCLSSAGIVSKEDLEWFKIQNLVCTTVLGDNLNLSALAIGLGLEQTEYEPEQFPGLIYRNPDFECVVLIFSTGKAVITGSSDLDDVEAVADYLIQELSSLQLN; from the coding sequence ATGGTTAAGATAGTGAATGTAGTTGGTTCTGGCTTTCTACGCAGAGAATTTGATCTTTCTGTTGTTGCTGAGGATCTTGGTTCCGTAGCTGAGTTCGACCCCGAAAAGTACCCAGCAATGTATGTCAGATTCTCCGAAGATTCCCCACTTGTAACGGTCTATCGGACTGGGAAGTTCATTATCACTGGTGCGGGTTCTATTGAGGAATCATACGAATCGAAGGATGGTTTGCTATCTTGTTTGAGTAGTGCTGGTATCGTTTCTAAAGAGGATTTGGAGTGGTTTAAAATTCAGAATCTGGTTTGTACGACCGTTCTCGGAGATAACTTGAATTTGAGTGCTTTAGCTATTGGTCTGGGTTTGGAACAGACGGAATATGAGCCGGAGCAGTTCCCAGGCCTGATTTATCGTAATCCTGATTTTGAGTGTGTTGTTCTAATTTTCTCTACGGGTAAGGCGGTGATCACAGGTAGCAGTGATTTAGATGATGTAGAGGCTGTTGCTGACTATTTAATCCAGGAGTTATCGAGTCTTCAATTGAACTGA
- a CDS encoding ATP-binding protein → MDDEAVQKLVAAAGLSGNESIQSSASKAVLGKSVQQYRYPFDSGSRYGDIYLGETFQNQLFYLSQEDLTKHLLAVGQSGSGKTTLFYSLMSEVDVPFWAFDLKQDYRHLSQDLDLLVVPWTRLRFNPLKPPEGVPPRRWAQVFAEIFGHATSLLSGSKNYLMKKVIELYTLYNLFDKVSEPYPSLHELELLIKKQKVNFVRKASDYRDTLLNRLEAMNLVAGTVFDCNRGYAVDELLKENVVFEFDGLSRDVQNFLMEVLFAYVYEYRLAQGHRNSGLNHLFFLDEGKRVFSVYKERQDAAGIPEVDELTAKMREFGEGLVVADQEASKLTDSIKANTHTKLLLPTADRKQFQSVTDAMNLSERQAEFAHDLTTGEAIVQVGGRDPVPVKLRNYELEKTVTDRVLEKQQAEKWSELSSERRKTTKRFDDRIAPGRSEEVPETTIPDDPTEIQVSNEANRLLKDIVENPFKPLTERYEGFSSTYKGNKAKNELVDQGVVIERNIKAQDGKRKLLQLTEKGRDYAESLDLEVKHRGRGGIIHRYWQHQVKEAFEEQGWDAFLEKFDADIYINMGNTELVVEVAMGDNPREIEHVQQHLESGFDAVWVAARNQEVLDGLKQRTEEQGLDLDRVAFRLVREFRELGGRL, encoded by the coding sequence TTGGACGACGAGGCTGTGCAGAAGTTGGTTGCGGCTGCTGGATTATCTGGAAACGAATCTATACAGAGTTCAGCTTCGAAGGCCGTCCTTGGTAAGTCGGTTCAGCAGTACCGATACCCGTTTGACTCTGGTTCGAGATACGGCGATATCTATCTGGGAGAGACTTTCCAGAACCAGTTGTTCTACCTCTCTCAGGAGGATTTAACGAAGCATCTCTTGGCTGTCGGGCAGTCGGGTTCTGGGAAGACGACGTTGTTCTATTCGTTGATGAGTGAGGTTGATGTGCCGTTCTGGGCGTTTGATTTGAAGCAGGATTACCGGCATCTTTCCCAGGATCTTGATTTACTGGTGGTGCCGTGGACTCGTCTCAGGTTTAATCCGTTGAAGCCGCCGGAGGGTGTTCCGCCTCGGAGATGGGCTCAGGTTTTCGCGGAGATCTTCGGTCACGCTACTTCGTTGCTGAGTGGTTCGAAGAATTATTTGATGAAGAAGGTGATCGAGCTCTACACTCTGTACAACTTGTTCGACAAGGTTTCGGAGCCGTATCCGAGTCTTCACGAGCTGGAGCTTTTGATCAAGAAGCAGAAGGTCAACTTTGTTCGTAAGGCGTCGGATTACCGCGATACGCTGTTGAATCGGTTGGAGGCGATGAACCTGGTTGCGGGAACCGTTTTCGACTGTAACCGGGGTTACGCTGTAGATGAACTACTGAAGGAGAATGTTGTCTTCGAGTTTGACGGCCTGAGTCGTGATGTTCAGAATTTCTTGATGGAGGTTCTCTTTGCTTACGTCTATGAGTATCGTTTGGCGCAGGGCCACAGGAACAGTGGTTTGAACCATCTCTTCTTTCTCGACGAAGGTAAGCGGGTTTTCAGTGTGTACAAGGAGCGGCAGGATGCCGCTGGTATCCCTGAAGTGGATGAGTTGACGGCGAAGATGCGGGAGTTCGGTGAGGGATTAGTCGTCGCGGATCAGGAGGCAAGCAAGTTGACGGATTCGATCAAGGCGAATACTCACACCAAGCTTCTGTTGCCTACAGCTGACCGGAAGCAGTTCCAATCGGTTACGGATGCGATGAACTTGTCTGAGAGGCAGGCGGAGTTCGCTCACGACCTTACCACCGGGGAAGCGATTGTCCAGGTCGGTGGCCGTGACCCAGTCCCGGTCAAACTACGGAACTACGAACTGGAAAAGACGGTTACGGATAGAGTATTGGAAAAGCAGCAGGCCGAGAAGTGGAGTGAGCTAAGCAGTGAGAGGCGGAAGACCACGAAACGTTTCGACGACCGGATAGCACCCGGACGTTCCGAGGAAGTTCCGGAGACCACGATCCCTGACGACCCGACCGAGATACAGGTATCTAACGAAGCGAACCGTTTACTGAAAGACATCGTCGAGAACCCGTTCAAACCTCTCACCGAGAGGTACGAAGGTTTCAGTAGTACGTACAAGGGAAACAAGGCGAAGAACGAACTGGTCGACCAGGGTGTCGTCATAGAACGTAACATCAAAGCTCAGGATGGCAAGCGAAAGCTGCTCCAGTTGACGGAGAAAGGCCGTGACTACGCAGAAAGTCTAGATCTGGAGGTGAAACACAGGGGGCGAGGAGGAATCATCCACAGGTACTGGCAACACCAAGTCAAGGAAGCATTCGAAGAACAGGGTTGGGATGCGTTCCTCGAAAAGTTCGACGCCGACATCTACATCAATATGGGAAACACGGAGTTAGTGGTCGAGGTGGCGATGGGTGACAATCCAAGAGAAATCGAGCACGTCCAGCAGCACCTGGAATCCGGTTTCGACGCGGTCTGGGTAGCAGCACGGAACCAGGAAGTACTGGACGGATTGAAGCAGAGAACCGAAGAACAAGGGTTAGATCTGGATCGAGTGGCGTTTAGGCTGGTTCGGGAGTTTAGAGAGTTAGGGGGTCGTTTGTAA
- a CDS encoding GmrSD restriction endonuclease domain-containing protein gives MPEIGKLVDKVESNEIVLPEFQREYVWGKDQAKELMKSLYREYPIGSLLIWETENPPEIKNDAVDREQYGLFKVLLDGQQRLTVLYLMIKDDIPPYYTEDDIQTDPRHLYFNLDSGEFKYENKSTRDNPEWVKVIDCFKDDVSIFQIAKETTEEDAEVGEKAEEYNRELKKINKITSLQMPKEELGKSADVHQAINLFDKVNSQGTDLGDAELALAHMSAQWPYIRREMKKTQTMMAENGYDFNLDFYVKCMIAAVTDGMTYEHVYDTEKDVLKQNWDLVNKVLDFLTSFLENEALIPDSSYINTRAVLIPLIKYLSDNDARMTREEKDAFLKWLYSAMMWRRYSRSTDSTLDKDLSLLGGPNPVEDLMEEIKDDRGRLEVQPSDLEGRGKSSKHFYNMVRIISRNNNPSDWKTGEPLRGSYKLESHHIFPKSQLYGNLYDSNNHMGRKKVNEIANRAFLTSRGNKDIFTSLPEDYLPDVKEDHPEIFEKQYIPENPEFWKLDNYERFLAERREMLANAINEFIQSFDTPEGPEETSLESLIEKGENYRIEFKETLLYDVYQNQANKELKKEAVKEIASFANAEGGTLIIGVDDDKEIKGLERDLKLMDDLDDFEVTLSQEISSRLGDATASLYTEIDFKEIDGKTVCTVSVEPSSEPVYFEEDDFIVRQGSSARPLSIQDANQYIQENWA, from the coding sequence ATGCCAGAGATTGGGAAGCTCGTTGACAAAGTTGAGTCAAACGAAATAGTTCTCCCTGAGTTCCAGCGGGAATACGTCTGGGGCAAGGACCAAGCGAAAGAACTGATGAAATCCTTGTACCGAGAATACCCCATAGGGAGTCTTCTAATCTGGGAAACAGAGAATCCTCCTGAGATTAAGAACGACGCAGTCGACCGAGAACAGTACGGACTGTTCAAGGTCCTCCTCGACGGCCAACAGCGTCTCACAGTACTGTACCTGATGATCAAGGACGACATACCACCATACTACACAGAAGACGATATCCAAACCGATCCAAGACATCTATACTTCAATCTGGATTCTGGCGAGTTCAAATACGAGAACAAGAGCACTCGGGACAATCCAGAGTGGGTGAAGGTCATTGACTGCTTCAAAGACGACGTTAGCATATTCCAGATCGCAAAAGAGACGACAGAGGAAGATGCCGAAGTCGGTGAGAAGGCAGAAGAGTACAACCGGGAGCTGAAGAAAATCAACAAGATCACCTCTCTTCAGATGCCGAAAGAAGAACTCGGCAAATCTGCTGACGTCCACCAGGCAATCAACCTCTTCGACAAGGTCAATTCACAGGGAACAGATCTAGGAGACGCTGAACTTGCTCTGGCGCATATGAGCGCCCAGTGGCCGTACATCCGCCGGGAGATGAAGAAGACCCAGACGATGATGGCGGAGAACGGCTACGACTTCAACCTCGACTTCTACGTCAAATGTATGATCGCCGCCGTCACCGACGGTATGACCTACGAACACGTCTACGATACGGAGAAAGACGTACTCAAACAGAACTGGGATCTTGTCAATAAAGTCCTTGACTTCCTAACTAGCTTCCTGGAAAACGAGGCCCTGATCCCCGACTCCAGCTACATCAACACCCGAGCAGTCCTCATTCCTCTGATCAAGTACCTCAGTGACAACGACGCGAGGATGACACGGGAGGAGAAGGACGCCTTCCTCAAATGGCTGTACTCCGCGATGATGTGGAGAAGATACAGCCGCTCCACCGACAGCACCCTTGACAAAGATCTCTCCCTGCTTGGTGGACCGAATCCGGTCGAAGACCTGATGGAAGAAATCAAAGACGACAGAGGACGCCTCGAAGTCCAACCCTCCGACCTGGAAGGCCGCGGCAAGTCCAGCAAGCACTTCTACAATATGGTACGGATCATCAGCAGGAACAACAACCCCAGCGACTGGAAAACCGGAGAACCACTACGTGGAAGCTACAAGCTGGAGTCACACCACATCTTCCCGAAATCACAGCTCTACGGCAACCTCTACGACTCCAACAACCACATGGGGCGCAAGAAGGTCAACGAGATAGCAAACCGGGCTTTCCTCACCTCCAGAGGCAACAAAGACATCTTCACCTCTCTACCGGAAGACTACCTCCCCGACGTGAAGGAGGATCACCCTGAGATCTTTGAGAAACAGTACATACCGGAGAACCCCGAGTTCTGGAAACTGGATAACTACGAACGGTTCCTTGCAGAACGCCGGGAAATGCTGGCAAACGCCATCAACGAATTCATCCAGTCCTTCGACACGCCAGAAGGCCCGGAAGAGACTTCGCTCGAATCACTGATCGAGAAAGGCGAAAACTACAGAATCGAATTCAAGGAAACACTTCTCTACGACGTCTACCAAAACCAGGCAAACAAGGAACTAAAGAAAGAAGCCGTGAAAGAGATCGCCTCATTCGCCAACGCGGAAGGGGGCACACTCATCATCGGGGTCGACGACGACAAAGAAATCAAAGGACTTGAACGCGACCTGAAGCTGATGGACGACCTCGACGACTTCGAGGTAACTCTGAGCCAGGAGATCTCCTCAAGACTCGGAGACGCAACAGCCTCGCTCTACACAGAAATCGACTTCAAAGAGATAGACGGTAAAACCGTCTGCACCGTTTCAGTTGAACCAAGCTCAGAACCAGTCTACTTCGAAGAAGACGACTTCATCGTCCGACAAGGAAGCTCAGCAAGACCACTCAGCATCCAAGACGCAAACCAGTACATCCAAGAAAACTGGGCCTGA
- a CDS encoding dual specificity protein phosphatase family protein → MDEVVDGIFVGTESDASDEALLRKHGVDTVVSLTHSNPKTGDVTRVDVPMIDGPQNSYDAFTEAVSEVVEQRENGQRVLVHCSAGSSRSPSVAAAAITRLSETTLNEAFNQIIERRPETDPHDALVRQAAKSTEQYRD, encoded by the coding sequence ATGGATGAGGTTGTTGATGGGATTTTCGTAGGTACCGAATCTGATGCCAGCGATGAGGCACTTCTACGGAAACACGGTGTCGACACCGTGGTCTCTCTAACTCACAGCAACCCGAAAACAGGAGACGTCACACGCGTTGATGTGCCGATGATAGATGGTCCTCAGAACAGCTACGACGCTTTCACTGAAGCTGTAAGCGAGGTTGTGGAGCAGCGGGAAAACGGTCAACGTGTCCTGGTTCATTGTTCGGCTGGTTCCTCCCGTAGTCCTTCCGTTGCCGCAGCCGCAATAACCCGACTCTCGGAAACAACCCTCAACGAAGCCTTCAACCAGATAATCGAACGGCGACCTGAAACTGATCCCCATGACGCATTGGTTCGTCAGGCTGCCAAGAGTACTGAACAGTACCGAGACTGA
- a CDS encoding tyrosine-type recombinase/integrase encodes MSTKRYINVEKQLENLKDSELESANVEAIRKFIDHSAAEGISEVRQSRLITALKSLVLNFAPDDFELSGASEEELKLMIANLNRSDYADSTQHTMRAAAKKFYKVENGGREHPEKVDFFSASSSQKSTVSREDIFTEEELKRLFSSFISTRDRAFTMVLYESAARPGELLSRNLGDFTSNEKGDFIYLEGIKGTPDRTNQLVRSGRPLREWIAQHPLGGEVGDIDDPSVPLFVKTQQQECKKCGNVPQQHGDTNCMYEPDLRDRWKYDSFLRRFQDACERASIPENKRRPYNLRHTRLTEVATFMGYEQLNKFAGWKPGSDRAKVYVHLNNDDVNEAIREEYGLSGGEDEDGSVECSFCGAENSDVYSECRNCGRALSLEDESTKEEKQNVLERLAELEDKGVLEKLEQLED; translated from the coding sequence ATGTCTACTAAACGCTACATCAACGTTGAGAAACAGCTTGAAAATCTGAAAGACTCAGAACTGGAATCGGCTAATGTAGAGGCGATCCGGAAGTTCATTGATCACAGTGCTGCTGAAGGGATTAGTGAAGTCCGTCAAAGCCGTTTGATTACTGCTTTGAAGTCTCTAGTGTTGAATTTCGCTCCGGATGATTTTGAGTTGAGCGGAGCTTCTGAGGAGGAACTGAAACTGATGATCGCGAATTTGAACAGGAGTGATTATGCCGATTCTACGCAGCATACGATGAGAGCTGCTGCCAAGAAGTTCTATAAGGTGGAGAACGGAGGACGTGAGCATCCTGAGAAAGTCGATTTCTTCTCTGCTTCTTCAAGCCAGAAATCGACTGTAAGCCGAGAGGATATCTTCACTGAAGAGGAGTTGAAGCGGTTGTTCAGCAGTTTCATCAGCACTCGTGACCGTGCATTCACGATGGTTTTATATGAGTCTGCGGCACGTCCTGGTGAGCTTTTATCTCGTAACCTGGGCGATTTTACTTCGAATGAGAAGGGGGACTTCATCTATTTGGAGGGGATCAAGGGAACCCCTGATAGGACCAATCAACTGGTTCGTTCTGGGCGTCCTCTACGTGAGTGGATTGCTCAGCATCCTCTTGGCGGTGAGGTAGGAGATATTGATGATCCCAGTGTCCCCTTGTTTGTCAAAACCCAGCAACAGGAGTGTAAGAAGTGCGGTAATGTACCTCAACAGCACGGCGATACTAACTGTATGTACGAACCGGATTTGAGAGACAGGTGGAAGTACGATAGCTTTCTCCGCCGGTTCCAAGATGCCTGTGAAAGAGCAAGTATCCCTGAGAACAAGCGTCGGCCATACAACCTGCGGCACACCCGACTGACTGAGGTTGCGACGTTTATGGGCTACGAGCAGTTGAACAAGTTTGCAGGTTGGAAGCCAGGATCGGACAGGGCGAAGGTGTACGTCCACTTGAACAATGACGACGTCAATGAAGCTATCCGAGAAGAATACGGTTTGAGCGGTGGTGAAGACGAGGACGGAAGCGTTGAATGTTCGTTCTGTGGTGCGGAGAACAGCGATGTCTACTCAGAATGCCGTAACTGCGGAAGAGCTCTCAGCCTTGAGGATGAGTCTACGAAAGAGGAGAAACAAAACGTTCTGGAGCGATTAGCCGAACTGGAAGACAAGGGTGTATTGGAGAAGCTGGAACAGCTTGAAGACTAG
- a CDS encoding AAA family ATPase produces the protein MSQSGLSAEERDDLAELIEDGEEETREEQGRDRHKDAEFQFREPGHDFSDVVAMDHLKRMLVDKVQNPIEDREEYQRYGIQGCINGVLLYGPPRTGKSFLAEGFAGEAGYNYVKVNASDIKDPRVGVSEKNVKALVQQAVKFQPCIVQVDEIEGLSGSREGESHSHKQDLVGVFLNEMEELEEEDAVIIGTTNHPGRIDEAFLQPGRFSEQFYVGLPSEQMRIELIEQGLSQAEEEVLNLSEIDVDRAAELTEGFTCGDILQGAVYEAKLKALKRGDPINNEHLLYGVEMTDRSVVSPEKYRL, from the coding sequence ATGTCGCAGTCAGGACTGTCAGCGGAAGAGCGGGATGATCTGGCCGAGTTAATCGAGGACGGCGAAGAAGAAACACGAGAGGAACAGGGTAGAGACAGGCATAAGGACGCGGAGTTCCAGTTCCGGGAGCCAGGCCACGACTTCTCCGACGTCGTCGCTATGGATCACCTGAAGCGGATGCTCGTGGACAAGGTTCAGAACCCGATAGAAGACAGGGAAGAGTACCAGCGGTACGGCATCCAAGGTTGTATCAATGGTGTGTTGCTGTACGGCCCGCCACGCACCGGGAAGAGTTTCTTGGCGGAGGGATTCGCAGGTGAAGCCGGGTACAACTATGTCAAGGTGAACGCCTCGGATATCAAAGATCCGCGTGTCGGTGTCTCCGAGAAAAATGTGAAGGCACTGGTTCAGCAGGCGGTCAAGTTCCAGCCGTGTATCGTCCAGGTGGATGAGATCGAGGGCTTGTCCGGCAGCAGGGAAGGTGAAAGCCACAGCCACAAGCAGGACCTGGTCGGCGTGTTCCTGAACGAAATGGAGGAACTGGAGGAAGAGGATGCGGTCATCATCGGCACCACGAACCATCCTGGCAGGATTGACGAGGCGTTTCTTCAGCCGGGCAGGTTCTCGGAGCAGTTCTACGTCGGGCTTCCCTCGGAACAGATGCGAATCGAGCTGATTGAGCAGGGACTGAGTCAGGCGGAGGAAGAGGTCTTGAACCTGAGTGAGATCGATGTGGACCGGGCAGCTGAGTTGACTGAGGGCTTCACCTGCGGAGACATCCTACAGGGAGCGGTTTACGAGGCGAAATTGAAGGCGTTGAAGCGGGGTGACCCGATCAACAACGAGCACCTGCTGTACGGCGTGGAGATGACTGACCGAAGCGTGGTCTCACCGGAGAAATACCGGCTCTAA
- a CDS encoding ArsR/SmtB family transcription factor, which produces MSDLSSQDIEDLADIYQALGNQTRLEVLIQLSKDEPVSHLTDKLGITRSGLQKNIERLISSELVYRPQEEDSKTYALTPLGYRYVDLIQDDAEKSLTVLKSLREELEQLEEDQSETRKTLEEAGVDVTEFEQKLKAEAWQNIWEDAEDEL; this is translated from the coding sequence ATGAGTGATTTGAGTAGCCAGGATATCGAAGATCTCGCGGATATCTACCAGGCCCTCGGGAATCAGACCCGTCTCGAAGTCCTCATACAACTCAGTAAGGACGAGCCAGTCTCCCATCTCACAGACAAACTCGGGATAACACGCTCCGGCCTACAGAAGAACATTGAACGCCTGATCTCATCAGAACTCGTCTACAGACCACAAGAAGAAGATTCAAAGACCTACGCCCTGACCCCCCTCGGATACCGCTACGTAGACCTCATACAGGACGATGCGGAAAAGTCACTAACTGTTCTGAAATCACTCCGGGAAGAACTCGAACAGTTAGAGGAAGACCAATCAGAAACCAGGAAAACCCTGGAGGAAGCCGGAGTCGACGTCACCGAGTTCGAACAGAAGCTGAAAGCAGAAGCCTGGCAAAACATCTGGGAGGACGCAGAGGACGAATTATGA
- a CDS encoding metallophosphoesterase family protein, with product MKILHTADVHLKQDDSETVEALKQVLTKAEELEVDLLTIGGDLFDSSEDAEALRPELRELLKNNSFDILAIPGNHDEDVYRENLRFGNDLDILTDTPYEIREFGDIEIIGVPFQSSMDDELFSALKENSSDQTQLMLLHCTLDIGFKSGGVGEEEGEYFPITKATLAELDYDYVLAGHIHSTDREVPLDNGGTFIYPGSPVSHSTKETGQRKTVLIDTEEESVSSVPLRTFYYDSFSEMVRPGEEDEVVNEIEDWVNRREEDNCELTVSVDGFVDRDENEFYEELENAAGPAELSDSFRSVSSVLDHPLYQRFMEKLEEKEDLEEDEVVKDRVIQVLSQLLAQNKVQAS from the coding sequence GTGAAGATCCTACACACTGCGGATGTTCATCTAAAACAAGACGACTCTGAGACCGTAGAAGCCTTGAAACAAGTATTGACCAAGGCTGAAGAGCTGGAAGTCGACCTACTTACTATCGGTGGTGATCTCTTCGATTCTTCAGAAGATGCGGAAGCACTGCGTCCTGAGCTCCGTGAATTATTGAAGAATAATTCATTCGACATACTGGCTATCCCTGGTAATCACGATGAAGATGTTTATCGGGAGAACTTGCGGTTTGGCAACGATCTGGATATTCTGACTGATACACCGTACGAAATCCGAGAATTTGGTGACATAGAGATCATAGGGGTACCGTTCCAGTCTTCTATGGATGATGAACTATTCTCAGCCTTGAAGGAGAACAGCAGTGACCAGACTCAGTTGATGTTGCTGCACTGTACTTTAGATATCGGGTTTAAGTCGGGAGGGGTCGGTGAAGAGGAAGGAGAATACTTCCCGATCACTAAGGCAACACTAGCGGAACTGGATTATGATTACGTCTTAGCCGGTCACATTCATTCGACAGATCGTGAAGTACCGCTTGATAACGGAGGTACGTTCATTTACCCTGGTTCCCCGGTATCCCACTCTACAAAGGAGACCGGCCAACGCAAGACAGTTTTAATCGATACTGAGGAGGAAAGCGTTTCGAGTGTCCCTCTTAGGACTTTTTACTACGACTCTTTCTCGGAGATGGTTAGACCTGGAGAAGAAGATGAAGTCGTTAACGAGATTGAAGACTGGGTGAATCGACGAGAAGAGGATAACTGCGAGTTGACAGTCTCGGTTGACGGGTTTGTTGACCGTGATGAGAACGAATTTTACGAAGAATTAGAGAATGCAGCAGGACCAGCAGAACTAAGCGACAGTTTCAGATCAGTGAGTTCGGTTCTAGATCATCCTCTGTATCAGAGGTTTATGGAGAAGCTGGAAGAAAAAGAAGACTTGGAAGAAGATGAGGTAGTCAAAGATCGGGTAATCCAGGTCTTGTCGCAGCTACTAGCTCAAAACAAGGTGCAGGCATCATGA
- a CDS encoding ATP-binding protein: MRLNQVYVRQYGPVQKDLELDGQINVIRGPNESGKSLLVEGLLKQLADGSVPNPVIPDVPEGFVEISDGVETETLRDGDSLTSFCEENYNQEVRAEELRNVFVIQRGDLTFDDGDDFYSHITDKLTGRRVEDIDEVKDALIDEGRLTSTTHKLANDQGNHKPKDQRNDANSLKDDVEAYIEEAEENGLEQAESELFAARQKEDELEERVEKLEKAETEQKKKQRHENLSEDKDAIEENLDELEGLPASSDLEDIDDRLQELSNEEGQQSELREQKESNLSLAKWSLAAGLGAFVALLAFGFPAIGILAPIIFVAGSGYFWKQAKGVSSDIAELSVKEKNILSDARAAGLSFDSRDEVRSEISRIEKRRNELEDKNQGKKAVLEREFNFEAESMNEVVTKAEESLESLESNIDDSLDVDYDEQKYGEAKEGYEDAKEKREKLEQELEEHREELQAFRDRAKDLDFSIFVGERLDLEIQNLDSLRTLVKRLDEFVSAIDEDAEASRVALEIFDEIQEEEKEETAELFEEGSRATEIFQQITEERYSKVTYDNEQNQLEVEKSTGESFTPEQLSDGTRDQLYLSIRVALGEKILDGNTGFFVMDDAFLTSDSSRLETQVEVVEQLAEQGWQIIYLSSKEDAISALSARSDNEVMELAALE; encoded by the coding sequence ATGAGATTGAATCAAGTCTATGTGCGTCAGTATGGCCCGGTTCAGAAAGATCTTGAACTGGATGGACAGATCAACGTTATTCGTGGACCGAATGAGTCCGGTAAAAGCCTGCTCGTGGAAGGCTTGCTAAAACAACTGGCAGACGGGTCAGTTCCGAATCCTGTGATCCCTGATGTGCCGGAAGGGTTCGTGGAGATATCAGATGGGGTTGAAACAGAGACTCTTCGAGATGGAGACTCATTAACCAGTTTCTGTGAAGAGAACTACAACCAAGAGGTTCGTGCAGAGGAGCTGAGAAACGTATTTGTTATCCAGAGAGGGGACTTGACGTTTGATGATGGGGACGATTTTTACTCCCATATCACGGACAAACTGACCGGTCGAAGAGTGGAGGATATCGACGAGGTCAAAGACGCTCTCATCGATGAGGGTCGACTTACATCCACTACTCACAAGCTGGCTAATGATCAAGGAAATCATAAGCCGAAAGATCAGAGGAATGATGCTAACTCTCTCAAAGATGACGTTGAGGCATATATCGAAGAAGCAGAGGAAAACGGATTAGAACAGGCGGAGAGTGAGCTATTCGCCGCAAGACAGAAAGAGGATGAATTAGAGGAGAGGGTTGAAAAGCTTGAGAAAGCTGAAACTGAGCAAAAAAAGAAGCAACGGCACGAAAATCTATCCGAAGATAAGGATGCTATAGAAGAGAATCTAGATGAGTTAGAAGGTCTTCCTGCAAGTTCTGATCTCGAAGATATCGATGATCGGCTTCAGGAGCTAAGTAATGAAGAAGGACAACAGTCCGAATTGAGAGAGCAGAAAGAAAGTAACCTTTCTCTGGCGAAGTGGTCTCTCGCGGCAGGTTTAGGTGCCTTTGTGGCATTGCTAGCTTTCGGATTCCCGGCAATAGGTATTCTGGCACCTATCATCTTCGTTGCCGGTTCAGGCTACTTTTGGAAGCAGGCCAAGGGGGTTAGCAGCGACATTGCCGAGTTGAGTGTCAAAGAAAAGAATATCCTGTCCGATGCCCGAGCAGCAGGACTTTCATTTGATAGCCGCGATGAGGTCAGGAGCGAAATATCCCGCATCGAGAAGCGTAGAAATGAGCTGGAGGATAAGAATCAGGGTAAGAAAGCGGTGTTAGAACGAGAATTCAATTTTGAGGCAGAATCTATGAATGAGGTCGTGACGAAGGCCGAAGAGAGCTTGGAGAGTCTTGAATCCAATATTGATGATTCTCTTGATGTCGACTATGACGAACAAAAATACGGGGAAGCGAAAGAAGGCTACGAAGACGCGAAGGAGAAGCGCGAAAAGTTAGAGCAGGAGCTTGAAGAGCATAGAGAGGAGCTTCAAGCTTTCCGTGATAGGGCGAAGGACTTGGATTTCAGTATCTTTGTCGGTGAACGTCTAGATCTGGAGATCCAGAATCTTGATTCTCTCCGGACACTGGTTAAGCGGTTAGACGAGTTTGTCTCTGCTATCGATGAAGATGCAGAAGCTTCGAGAGTAGCTCTTGAGATATTTGATGAGATTCAAGAGGAAGAGAAAGAGGAAACGGCAGAGCTGTTTGAGGAAGGGAGCAGGGCTACTGAGATCTTCCAGCAGATCACCGAAGAACGGTATAGTAAGGTCACCTACGACAACGAACAGAATCAGCTTGAGGTTGAGAAGTCGACTGGTGAGAGCTTTACACCTGAACAGCTGAGTGATGGTACACGTGACCAGCTTTACCTGTCTATCAGGGTTGCGCTCGGTGAGAAGATATTAGATGGGAATACCGGATTCTTTGTGATGGACGATGCTTTCCTGACCTCTGATTCCTCCCGGCTGGAAACCCAAGTAGAGGTTGTGGAGCAGTTGGCCGAGCAAGGTTGGCAGATAATCTATCTCAGTTCGAAAGAGGATGCTATCTCGGCCTTGTCCGCGAGGAGCGATAATGAAGTAATGGAACTCGCGGCTTTGGAATAA